The following are from one region of the Hymenobacter sp. YIM 151858-1 genome:
- a CDS encoding 3-deoxy-D-manno-octulosonic acid transferase: protein MVFLYSLAIRLYGLLLLAVAPFIPKARQWVAGRRNWQARMAADLGTDTAPRLWVHCASLGEFEQGRPLMEAMRRQHPHHKIVLTFFSPSGYEVRRQWPGADYIYYLPLDTAANARAFVAAVRPQLAVFVKYEFWYHHLAELKRQGVPTVCVSAIFRPDQVFFKPWGGFFRKVLHQLTHLFTQDEASAELLRGIGLTQVSVAGDTRFDTVVDTAAAPARELPLVAAFVADGAPVLVAGSVWPPDVEVLALALRHWQGSLRTIVAPHEITEAHLQQVEAVLPGQVVRYSQATTASVGQARVLLIDNIGLLRELYRAGSVAYIGGAFGKGLHNTLEAAAFGLPLLFGPRYQKFKEARDLVALGAAAAVTTAEENEQQLALLLNNAAYRTELGQRARAYVQESAGATGRIMQAAGQWMSE, encoded by the coding sequence TTGGTTTTTCTGTACTCGCTTGCTATTCGCCTCTACGGCCTGCTGCTGCTCGCAGTAGCTCCTTTCATCCCGAAGGCCAGGCAATGGGTGGCGGGGCGCCGCAACTGGCAGGCCCGCATGGCCGCCGACCTAGGTACCGATACCGCCCCGCGCCTGTGGGTGCACTGCGCTTCGCTGGGCGAGTTTGAGCAGGGCCGCCCGCTGATGGAGGCCATGCGCCGGCAGCACCCGCACCACAAAATCGTGCTCACGTTCTTTTCGCCCTCGGGCTACGAGGTGCGCAGGCAGTGGCCCGGCGCCGATTACATTTACTACCTCCCGCTCGATACCGCCGCCAACGCCCGCGCCTTTGTGGCGGCCGTGCGCCCGCAGCTAGCCGTGTTTGTGAAGTACGAGTTCTGGTACCACCACTTGGCCGAGCTGAAGCGCCAGGGCGTGCCTACGGTGTGCGTGTCGGCTATTTTTCGGCCCGATCAGGTGTTTTTTAAGCCTTGGGGCGGTTTTTTCAGGAAGGTACTGCACCAACTGACGCATCTTTTCACGCAGGACGAAGCCTCGGCGGAGCTGCTGCGCGGCATCGGGCTAACCCAGGTGAGCGTAGCCGGCGACACGCGCTTCGATACAGTTGTGGATACTGCTGCCGCTCCTGCGCGCGAGCTGCCGTTGGTAGCCGCGTTTGTGGCCGATGGCGCCCCCGTACTGGTGGCCGGCAGCGTATGGCCGCCCGACGTGGAGGTGCTGGCCCTGGCGCTGCGCCATTGGCAGGGCAGCCTGCGCACAATTGTAGCCCCGCACGAAATAACCGAAGCGCACCTGCAGCAGGTAGAGGCCGTTTTGCCGGGTCAGGTAGTTCGGTACTCGCAGGCCACCACGGCAAGCGTGGGACAAGCCCGCGTGCTGCTCATCGACAACATCGGCTTGCTGCGCGAGCTGTACCGGGCGGGCTCGGTGGCCTACATCGGTGGGGCGTTTGGTAAGGGTTTGCACAATACCCTGGAGGCCGCGGCCTTCGGCTTGCCGTTGCTCTTCGGCCCTAGGTATCAGAAGTTCAAAGAAGCCCGCGACCTGGTAGCCCTAGGTGCCGCCGCTGCCGTTACCACTGCAGAGGAAAACGAGCAACAACTCGCGCTCCTGCTCAACAATGCCGCGTACCGCACCGAACTCGGCCAGCGGGCCCGCGCGTATGTACAAGAGTCGGCGGGCGCTACGGGGCGCATTATGCAGGCGGCGGGGCAGTGGATGAGTGAATGA
- the rsgA gene encoding ribosome small subunit-dependent GTPase A translates to MTGTVVKSTGSWYVVRDHATLHLHRCRLRGRFKHKGLKVSNPLAVGDVVEFETDETGDAGTGVIDHIEPRRNYIIRRSVHKSEHSHIVAANLDQAMLVVTLASPATSFGFIDRFLVTAEAYSIPATLVFNKTDIYDEELLDYLGQVQKMYERTGYPTLRSSAHTGEGVAAIDALLDGKTTLLSGHSGVGKSTLINALVPDLELKTAEISEYSDKGKHTTTFAEMLEVRPGTYLIDTPGIKELGLVDMKQGELAHYFPEMRERLNQCRYHNCRHLEEPGCAVREAVEKGKIAFPRYDSYLSMMADEDNRH, encoded by the coding sequence ATGACCGGAACCGTCGTCAAATCCACAGGCTCGTGGTACGTGGTGCGCGACCACGCCACGCTGCACCTGCACCGCTGCCGCCTGCGCGGGCGCTTCAAGCACAAGGGTTTGAAGGTGAGCAATCCCCTGGCCGTAGGCGACGTGGTGGAGTTTGAAACCGACGAAACCGGCGACGCAGGCACGGGGGTTATCGACCACATCGAGCCGCGCCGCAACTACATCATCCGGCGCTCGGTGCACAAATCGGAGCACTCGCACATTGTGGCGGCCAACCTCGATCAGGCCATGCTGGTGGTTACGCTGGCGTCGCCGGCCACCTCGTTCGGGTTTATCGACCGGTTTCTGGTAACAGCCGAGGCGTACAGCATTCCGGCCACGCTGGTGTTCAACAAAACCGACATCTACGACGAAGAACTGCTCGACTACCTGGGTCAGGTGCAAAAGATGTATGAGCGTACGGGCTACCCCACCCTGCGCAGCTCGGCCCACACCGGCGAGGGCGTGGCCGCCATTGATGCCTTGCTCGACGGCAAAACCACGCTGCTTTCGGGCCACTCGGGCGTGGGCAAAAGCACGCTCATCAACGCGCTGGTGCCCGACCTGGAGCTGAAAACGGCCGAAATCAGCGAATATTCCGACAAGGGCAAGCACACCACCACCTTTGCCGAAATGCTGGAAGTGCGCCCCGGCACCTACCTCATCGACACGCCCGGCATTAAGGAGCTGGGTTTGGTTGACATGAAGCAGGGCGAGCTGGCGCACTACTTTCCCGAAATGCGTGAGCGGCTAAACCAGTGCCGCTACCACAATTGCCGCCACCTCGAAGAGCCCGGGTGCGCCGTGCGCGAGGCCGTGGAGAAAGGGAAAATTGCCTTCCCGCGCTACGACAGCTACCTGAGCATGATGGCCGACGAGGACAACCGCCACTAA
- a CDS encoding NAD(P)-dependent oxidoreductase has product MKENIAFVGLGQMGQAMATNLLLAGHRLSIYNRTPGRAAALEERGARVADSPAEAVRDVQVVFTMVTDDEALEELTTGPDGILEGLQAGAVHVSCSTVAPGTNTRLAQAHQEKGSQLVAAPVFGKPIVAATGQLWVCLAGPAEAKARITPLLLPLSQGTFDLGDDVGAANVVKLCGNFMLGAAIEAMAEAFTLAEKCGVSREQIYEIMTTSLFDSLAYRSYGRMIADEDYKPAGAAPFLLQKDLRLTLAEAREHHVPMPVANIVLDHLTATVARRSSADEDWTSFARRISEGAGLSR; this is encoded by the coding sequence ATGAAGGAAAACATTGCTTTCGTTGGCCTAGGTCAGATGGGCCAGGCCATGGCTACCAACCTGTTGCTGGCCGGCCACCGCCTTTCTATCTACAACCGCACCCCGGGCCGGGCGGCCGCCCTCGAAGAGCGCGGCGCCCGCGTGGCCGACTCGCCCGCCGAGGCCGTGCGCGATGTGCAGGTAGTATTTACCATGGTAACCGACGACGAGGCGCTGGAGGAGCTTACCACCGGCCCCGACGGCATTCTGGAAGGACTTCAGGCCGGAGCCGTGCACGTATCGTGCAGCACGGTGGCGCCGGGCACCAACACCCGGCTGGCCCAGGCGCATCAGGAAAAAGGCTCGCAGCTGGTAGCCGCGCCGGTATTCGGCAAACCCATTGTGGCAGCTACCGGCCAGCTGTGGGTGTGCCTCGCGGGGCCCGCCGAGGCTAAAGCGCGCATTACGCCCTTGCTGCTGCCGCTCAGCCAGGGCACGTTCGACCTAGGCGACGATGTGGGCGCCGCCAACGTGGTAAAGCTGTGCGGCAACTTTATGCTGGGCGCGGCCATCGAGGCCATGGCCGAGGCGTTTACGCTGGCTGAAAAGTGTGGGGTAAGCCGCGAACAGATTTACGAAATCATGACTACGTCGCTGTTCGACAGCCTGGCCTACCGCAGCTACGGCCGCATGATTGCCGACGAAGACTACAAACCGGCCGGCGCGGCTCCCTTTTTGCTACAAAAGGATTTGCGCCTGACGCTGGCCGAAGCGCGCGAGCACCACGTGCCCATGCCCGTGGCCAACATCGTGCTCGACCACCTCACGGCCACCGTGGCCCGCCGCTCCTCCGCCGACGAAGACTGGACCTCCTTTGCCCGCCGCATTTCCGAAGGAGCCGGCCTCAGCCGATAA
- a CDS encoding fasciclin domain-containing protein has product MYQRLVPLAGLLALLAACNSGPTETTGPASAEEAAAADTSRYDPNASTDSARMGKTTGVMVGKVSLTPDKTLAQNTAATPELSQLLEAAQLAGLASNLGNEGPYTVFAPSNAAFRNLPYGAMAGLKKPESKENLKGLVNYHIIQSRLLAMDLRDGQELTTLNGQKIKIGVKNGKITVNNATVSTPDVVSSNGVLHVIDKVLLPPKE; this is encoded by the coding sequence ATGTACCAACGCCTTGTACCCCTGGCCGGCCTGCTGGCGCTGCTGGCGGCCTGCAACTCGGGCCCTACCGAAACCACCGGCCCGGCCAGCGCCGAAGAAGCTGCCGCCGCCGATACCTCCCGCTACGACCCCAATGCCAGCACCGACTCGGCGCGCATGGGCAAAACCACCGGCGTAATGGTGGGTAAAGTTTCGCTCACACCCGATAAAACCCTGGCGCAAAACACCGCCGCCACCCCCGAGCTGAGCCAGTTGCTGGAGGCTGCCCAGCTGGCCGGGCTGGCCAGCAACCTAGGCAACGAGGGGCCCTACACCGTGTTTGCGCCTTCCAATGCCGCATTCAGAAACCTGCCCTACGGCGCCATGGCCGGCCTGAAGAAGCCCGAAAGCAAGGAAAACCTCAAGGGCCTGGTGAACTACCACATCATCCAGAGCCGTCTGCTGGCCATGGATTTGCGCGACGGGCAGGAGCTAACCACCCTGAACGGCCAGAAAATCAAAATCGGCGTGAAAAACGGCAAAATCACCGTGAACAACGCCACCGTGAGCACGCCCGATGTGGTATCGAGCAACGGCGTGCTGCACGTGATTGACAAGGTGCTGCTGCCCCCCAAAGAATAG
- a CDS encoding peptidylprolyl isomerase: MKTAEIHTNKGVMKVEFFEQDAPNTVKNFTDLAQKGYYDGLKFHRVIPNFVIQGGCPNTRDGAKGMPGTGGPGYKIACETSGGNQRHDRGILSMAHAGRNTGGSQFFICHSRDNTAHLDGVHTVFGKVVEGLDVIDQIKPNDSIDKIVVSEA, from the coding sequence ATGAAAACAGCCGAAATCCACACCAACAAAGGCGTGATGAAGGTCGAGTTCTTCGAGCAAGACGCCCCCAACACGGTTAAAAACTTCACCGACCTGGCCCAGAAAGGCTACTACGACGGCCTGAAGTTTCACCGCGTAATTCCCAACTTCGTTATTCAGGGCGGCTGCCCCAACACCCGCGACGGCGCCAAGGGCATGCCCGGCACCGGCGGCCCGGGCTACAAAATCGCCTGCGAAACCTCGGGCGGCAACCAGCGCCACGACCGCGGCATCCTGAGCATGGCCCACGCCGGCCGCAACACCGGCGGTTCGCAGTTCTTCATCTGCCACTCGCGCGACAACACCGCCCACCTCGACGGCGTGCACACCGTGTTCGGCAAAGTGGTGGAGGGCCTGGACGTGATTGACCAGATCAAGCCCAACGACTCGATCGACAAAATCGTGGTGAGCGAGGCGTAA
- a CDS encoding sigma 54-interacting transcriptional regulator: MNHEQISTLGQLKAAGYRSRSVREELRDNLIQKLRRRENAFPGIHGYEETVIPDLQRAILSLHHINLLGLRGQAKTRIARQLVELLDEYMPVVEGSELNDDPLQPLSRYARDLVAERGDDTPIAWVHRAERYTEKLATPDVSVADLIGDADPIKAATLKLPYSDERVIHFGLIPRAHRGIFVINELPDLQARIQVALFNILQEGDIQIRGFKVRLPLDLQFVFTANPEDYTNRGSIVTPLKDRIDAQIITHYPKTIDIGKRITRQEARLRPEQQERVAGTEVVLDLVEQVAIEARGSEYVDAKSGVSARLTISAYEQVVAAAERRALLNGEETTRIRVADFLAAVPAITGKVELVYEGEQEGAGIVAEKLMGKALRTQFLQYFPDPEKVKKQKDKPNAFKPVQDWFGAHTIDVLNDASEADYRTALEAVPGLRDLVQQSVPAELLKNDQYFWMEFALHGMAEMSLISRNRLTAGTQFKDLFSSMFTMPSFGSDDDDEDEEDFDSRKRRRR; this comes from the coding sequence ATGAATCACGAACAAATCAGCACCCTCGGCCAGTTGAAAGCCGCGGGGTATCGGTCGCGCTCCGTGCGCGAGGAACTGCGCGATAACCTTATCCAGAAACTCCGCCGGCGCGAAAATGCCTTTCCGGGCATCCACGGCTACGAAGAAACCGTTATTCCCGATCTGCAGCGCGCTATCCTGAGCCTGCACCACATTAACCTGCTGGGCTTGCGTGGCCAGGCCAAAACCCGCATTGCGCGCCAACTGGTGGAGCTGCTCGACGAGTACATGCCCGTGGTAGAAGGCTCCGAGCTGAACGACGACCCGCTGCAGCCCCTCTCGCGCTACGCCCGCGACCTGGTAGCCGAGCGCGGCGACGACACGCCCATTGCCTGGGTGCACCGCGCCGAGCGCTACACCGAAAAGCTGGCCACGCCCGATGTATCCGTAGCCGACCTCATCGGCGACGCCGACCCCATTAAAGCGGCTACGCTAAAGCTGCCGTATTCCGATGAACGCGTCATTCACTTCGGCCTGATACCTAGGGCGCACCGCGGCATTTTCGTCATCAACGAGCTGCCCGACTTGCAGGCCCGCATTCAGGTAGCGCTGTTCAATATTTTGCAGGAAGGCGACATCCAGATTCGGGGCTTTAAGGTGCGCCTACCGCTCGATCTGCAGTTCGTGTTCACGGCCAACCCCGAGGACTACACCAACCGCGGCTCCATCGTGACGCCGCTCAAGGACCGCATCGACGCGCAAATCATCACGCACTACCCCAAAACCATCGATATCGGCAAGCGCATTACCCGCCAGGAGGCCCGCCTGCGGCCCGAGCAGCAGGAGCGCGTGGCCGGCACGGAGGTAGTGCTCGATCTGGTTGAGCAGGTGGCCATTGAGGCCCGCGGCTCGGAGTACGTCGATGCTAAATCGGGCGTGTCGGCGCGCCTCACCATTTCGGCCTACGAGCAGGTGGTGGCGGCCGCCGAGCGCCGCGCCCTGCTCAACGGCGAAGAAACGACGCGCATTCGGGTAGCCGATTTTCTGGCGGCCGTGCCGGCCATTACCGGCAAAGTGGAGCTGGTGTACGAGGGCGAGCAGGAGGGAGCCGGCATCGTGGCCGAAAAGCTGATGGGCAAAGCCCTGCGCACGCAGTTTCTGCAGTACTTCCCCGACCCCGAGAAGGTGAAAAAGCAGAAAGACAAGCCCAACGCTTTCAAGCCCGTACAGGATTGGTTTGGTGCGCACACGATTGATGTGCTGAACGACGCCTCCGAAGCCGATTACCGCACTGCCCTGGAGGCCGTGCCCGGCCTGCGCGACCTGGTGCAGCAAAGCGTACCAGCCGAGCTGCTCAAAAACGACCAGTATTTCTGGATGGAGTTTGCCTTGCACGGCATGGCCGAGATGAGCCTGATTTCGCGCAACCGCCTCACGGCCGGCACCCAGTTTAAAGATTTGTTTTCATCGATGTTCACGATGCCCAGCTTTGGCTCGGATGACGACGATGAGGACGAAGAGGATTTTGACTCGCGCAAGCGCCGCCGGCGCTAG
- a CDS encoding c-type cytochrome, with translation MKKVLKLLGLALATVLFVAVCAAAFVQVRGIPSYDVPKVPAQTVALTPERVAQGHKIVNALCGDCHLDRNTGTLSGKLLTEVPPEFGKLYSANITQDKTHGIGAWTDAELIALLRTGIGRDGRFRIVMPNFVHMSDEDVASVVAYLRSNNPQVQANPTPSHAQEPSFLAKALVNTVMKPTPVPTSAVATPPASDAVAYGRYLVVGRYKCYDCHSKDHKSNNALEPEKSEGYLGGGTAFITPDGEEIPSRNITMDPETGIGDWTEAQFVQSVRYGQGPNGTLKLPMPKFTLMDEAEAKAIYAYLRTVPVIKNATPEDGAGTAVAAR, from the coding sequence ATGAAAAAAGTCCTCAAGCTCCTCGGCCTGGCGCTGGCAACGGTATTGTTCGTGGCGGTGTGCGCCGCTGCGTTTGTGCAAGTGCGCGGCATTCCGAGCTACGACGTACCGAAGGTGCCGGCTCAAACCGTGGCCCTCACGCCGGAGCGCGTAGCACAAGGGCACAAAATCGTCAATGCGTTGTGCGGCGACTGCCACCTGGACCGCAACACGGGTACCCTCAGCGGCAAATTGCTGACCGAAGTACCACCGGAGTTCGGCAAACTTTACTCGGCCAACATCACCCAGGACAAAACGCACGGCATCGGCGCCTGGACCGACGCCGAGCTGATTGCTTTGCTGCGCACCGGCATCGGCCGCGACGGGCGCTTTCGCATCGTGATGCCCAACTTCGTGCACATGTCCGACGAGGACGTGGCCAGCGTGGTAGCCTACCTGCGCTCCAACAACCCGCAAGTGCAGGCCAACCCCACGCCCTCGCACGCGCAGGAGCCGTCGTTCCTGGCCAAAGCCTTGGTGAACACCGTGATGAAGCCCACGCCCGTGCCCACCTCGGCCGTGGCAACGCCACCCGCCTCCGATGCTGTGGCTTACGGCCGCTACCTGGTGGTGGGGCGCTACAAGTGCTACGACTGCCACTCCAAGGACCACAAGTCCAACAACGCCCTCGAGCCCGAAAAGTCGGAAGGCTACCTAGGCGGCGGCACCGCCTTCATCACCCCCGACGGCGAGGAAATTCCGAGCCGCAACATCACCATGGACCCCGAAACCGGCATCGGCGACTGGACGGAGGCGCAGTTTGTGCAATCGGTGCGCTACGGCCAGGGGCCAAACGGCACGCTGAAGCTGCCCATGCCCAAGTTTACCCTCATGGATGAGGCCGAAGCCAAGGCGATTTACGCCTATCTGCGCACCGTGCCCGTAATAAAAAATGCCACGCCCGAAGATGGCGCTGGCACCGCTGTGGCTGCGCGTTAG
- a CDS encoding vWA domain-containing protein produces MAVGFRFRDFVPEESTEKGFDTLFKLFMQLVTITSGDVAEALSWLSELDKQYGLTDDEYGMGDFIEDLKKKGYIDENEQQLGELRITAKSEQLIRKSALEEIFGKLKRGTQGNHRTPHAGQGDELTTDLRDYQFGDTIEQIEMTESLRNAQLNHGLDGNYLLTEGDLEVRDTEHKTQTSTVLMIDISHSMILYGEDRITPAKKVAMALAELVKQKYPKDFLDIIVFGNDAWQIEVKDLPYLQVGPYHTNTVAGLELAMDLLRKRKTANKQIFMITDGKPTCLKEPGGYYKNSFGLDRKVVNKTLNLAAAARRLKIPITTFMIASDPYLQQFVREFTETNQGKAYYSSLKGLGGLIFEDYKRNRRKNL; encoded by the coding sequence ATGGCAGTTGGCTTCCGCTTCCGCGATTTTGTGCCCGAAGAATCCACCGAAAAGGGCTTCGACACGCTATTTAAGTTGTTTATGCAGTTGGTCACCATCACGTCGGGCGACGTGGCGGAGGCCCTTTCCTGGCTTTCGGAGCTGGATAAGCAGTACGGCCTCACCGACGACGAGTACGGCATGGGCGACTTCATCGAAGACCTGAAAAAGAAAGGCTACATCGATGAAAACGAGCAGCAACTGGGCGAGCTGCGCATTACGGCCAAATCGGAGCAGCTCATCCGCAAATCGGCCCTCGAAGAAATTTTCGGCAAGCTGAAGCGCGGCACGCAGGGCAACCACCGCACCCCGCACGCGGGCCAGGGCGACGAGCTGACCACCGACCTGCGCGACTACCAGTTTGGCGACACCATCGAGCAAATCGAGATGACCGAGAGCCTGCGCAACGCCCAGCTCAACCACGGCCTCGATGGCAATTACCTGCTCACCGAAGGCGACCTGGAGGTGCGCGACACCGAGCACAAAACCCAGACCTCCACGGTGCTGATGATTGACATCTCGCACTCGATGATTTTGTACGGCGAAGACCGCATTACACCGGCCAAAAAAGTAGCCATGGCCCTGGCCGAGCTGGTGAAGCAGAAGTACCCCAAGGACTTCCTCGACATCATCGTGTTCGGCAACGATGCCTGGCAAATTGAGGTGAAGGACTTGCCGTACCTGCAGGTGGGCCCCTACCACACCAACACGGTGGCGGGCCTGGAGCTGGCCATGGATTTGCTGCGCAAGCGCAAAACCGCCAACAAGCAGATCTTCATGATAACCGACGGCAAGCCCACCTGCCTGAAGGAGCCCGGCGGCTACTACAAAAACTCGTTTGGCCTCGACCGCAAAGTGGTGAACAAGACGCTGAACCTGGCCGCCGCTGCCCGCCGCCTCAAAATCCCCATCACCACCTTCATGATTGCCTCCGACCCGTACCTGCAGCAGTTCGTGCGCGAGTTCACCGAAACCAACCAGGGCAAGGCGTATTATAGCTCGCTTAAAGGCCTGGGCGGCCTGATTTTCGAGGACTACAAGCGTAACCGCCGCAAGAATTTGTAG
- a CDS encoding DUF427 domain-containing protein, translating into MKAIWNNAVLAESNDTVVVENNHYFPAESLNREYFEDSIAQTSCPWKGRASYYSVRVNGELNKDAAWYYPDPKPAAENIRNRVAFWKGVQVVR; encoded by the coding sequence ATGAAAGCTATCTGGAACAATGCCGTGCTGGCCGAAAGCAATGATACCGTGGTGGTTGAAAACAATCATTACTTTCCGGCCGAGTCGCTCAACCGCGAATACTTCGAGGACAGCATAGCCCAAACCAGCTGCCCCTGGAAAGGCCGGGCCAGCTACTACTCGGTGCGCGTAAACGGCGAGCTGAACAAGGATGCCGCCTGGTACTACCCCGATCCGAAACCTGCGGCCGAAAATATTCGTAATCGCGTGGCCTTCTGGAAGGGCGTGCAAGTGGTTCGGTAG
- a CDS encoding acyl-ACP desaturase, which yields MIASMTSRGEVLEHLEVFLRENIGTFLKKVEDSWQPSDFLPDSRLDNFFDEVKALRERAKELSYDLLAVLIGDTITEEALPNYEAWFHSLDNLNRDPNNGWAQWIRGWTAEENRHGDLLNRYLYLCGRVNMREFEISTQYLIADGFDLGTAHDPYRAFVYTSYQEAATNLSHRRVGTLARKAGDGALSKLCGMIAGDESRHARVYQTFVEKIFEVDPSEMMLAFEDMMRKKIVMPAHYMRELGVEMGKTFGHFTDAAQRLGVYTSQDYTDILEGLINTWKIDQITGLNGQAEKARDYIMALPARLRRVADRMPVPKLEYKFKWIE from the coding sequence ATGATTGCCTCCATGACATCGCGCGGCGAAGTACTTGAGCACCTCGAAGTATTTCTGCGTGAGAACATTGGTACTTTCCTCAAGAAAGTTGAAGACAGCTGGCAGCCCTCTGATTTTCTGCCCGATTCGCGCCTCGACAACTTTTTCGACGAAGTGAAGGCCCTGCGCGAGCGGGCCAAGGAGCTGAGCTACGACCTGTTGGCCGTACTTATCGGCGACACCATCACCGAAGAAGCGCTGCCCAACTACGAAGCCTGGTTTCATTCGCTCGACAACCTGAACCGCGACCCCAACAACGGCTGGGCCCAGTGGATCCGGGGCTGGACGGCCGAGGAAAACCGCCACGGCGACCTGCTGAACCGCTACCTCTACCTGTGTGGCCGCGTAAACATGCGCGAGTTCGAAATCAGTACCCAGTACCTTATTGCCGACGGTTTCGACCTGGGCACCGCCCACGATCCGTACCGCGCTTTCGTGTACACTTCGTATCAGGAGGCCGCTACCAACCTCTCGCACCGCCGCGTGGGCACCCTGGCCCGCAAAGCCGGCGACGGGGCTCTTTCCAAGCTTTGCGGTATGATTGCCGGCGACGAATCGCGCCACGCCCGCGTGTACCAAACCTTCGTGGAGAAAATCTTTGAAGTAGACCCGTCGGAAATGATGCTCGCCTTCGAAGACATGATGCGCAAGAAGATTGTGATGCCCGCGCACTACATGCGCGAGCTGGGCGTGGAGATGGGCAAAACCTTCGGCCACTTCACCGATGCCGCCCAGCGCCTGGGCGTGTACACCAGCCAGGATTACACCGACATTCTGGAAGGCCTGATCAACACATGGAAAATCGACCAGATTACCGGCCTCAACGGCCAGGCCGAAAAAGCCCGCGACTACATCATGGCCCTGCCGGCCCGCCTGCGCCGCGTAGCCGACCGCATGCCGGTGCCCAAGCTCGAGTACAAGTTCAAGTGGATTGAGTAG